Below is a window of Penaeus vannamei isolate JL-2024 chromosome 34, ASM4276789v1, whole genome shotgun sequence DNA.
tctctttctcaagtacatttcATAGTCCgtaaacataatgatagtaatagtaacacctATTATCaatgcaataggggtaactgatgcaatatatttttttaaattctggatccggatctccaccaaaattcaatggcatctaagttaggctaagacacacctctggtaaaaaaatcataaaaatctgttcgttACTTTTTGAGTGATCCTGCTAAGGAACAAACGCCCAAACTAACTGATGGAATATTTTAATTTTCAGTGTTTCAGAATGGGCGTAAATACCTTTAAAGGACagatatcttattttttcttcttcccactaTTTGCTTTCATATTTGCAATACACACTTCAGGATCTAGACCTTGACACAATTCTGGAACAAAGCAGAATTATGCATTGCCGAAGTCTCGAAAGCCCCCATGAAAGCCGAACTCAAAGAAGAACCGCTAAATATTCAGAACGTATTTTCTTCTCCAGCCATGATAATTCCTCATTTACTGACGTGACCATCGCCGGCGTTTCTCGAAGCCCAGAATACTAAGTCGAAGCCGCGTTGCACCACGATCTCCCATTCATTAAGCGACGGCCCACTGCACACCCACGCCATTAATATTGCTGCGCTTAACTGGGGGTGATCTGGCAGGATGATCTCCCTCGAAGCCATGCAGTATTCATGCCCAATTGCGAACGTGTCGACCGGGCTCCACGTGGCAGAGGGCGGCCGGAGTGATGCTGCTCGAGAATGCCGTTGGGACGAGTTCGTGCCTTGTTTGGATCGCGCGCCGGACAGCTGTTCGAAACATTGGGAATGCGGGAGTCGTCGCCTGCATCATTGTGCCAACTAATTGCACTTCGGAGCGTGGCTTCGCATCGCCGAGGCCTGGTCAGTGAAAGTCATTTGAAATACCAAACAACCTGTTGATTCCAGCCTGTGAAAGATTCATGTTGGGCGAATTGAAAACGAAACAACGTAGGGAAGAGCAATGAATATTCGTAgcgttttcttgtcctttcccttcgctgttccaTGATTCTNNNNNNNNNNNNNNNNNNNNNNNNNNNNNNNNNNNNNNNNNNNNNNNNNNNNNNNNNNNNNNNNNNNNNNNNNNNNNNNNNNNNNNNNNNNNNNNNNNNNNNNNNNNNNNNNNNNNNNNNNNNNNNNNNNNNNNNNNNNNNNNNNNNNNNNNNNNNNNNNNNNNNNNNNNNNNNNNNNNNNNNNNNNNNNNNNNNNNNNNNNNNNNNNNNNNNNNNNNNNNNNNNNNNNNNNNNNNNNNNNNNNNNNNNNNNNNNNNNNNNNNNNNNNNNNNNNNNNNNNNNNNNNNNNNNNNNNNNNNNNNNNNNNNNNNNNNNNNNNNNNNNNNNNNNNNNNNNNNNNNNNNNNNNNNNNNNNNNNNNNNNNNNNNNNNNNNNNNNNNNNNNNNNNNNNNNNNNNNNNNNNNNNNNNNNNNNNNNNNNNNNNNNNNNNNNNNNNNNNNNNNNNNNNNNNNNNNNNNNNNNNNNNNNNNNNNNNNNNNNNNNNNNNNNNNNNNNNNNNNATCCAAAAATCGACACTATCTGAACTTTACTTTCATATTCTATTCTATAGCGTAATTTAAGATGATTATGAGGCGTTAAAATGCGAAATAAGCATAATTTGGATACTTAATTTTACGTATGATTAATGTTCAGATATCTTTACTTTCCTCTGagtaaatatcaatatcatttgaaTGCTTGTCTCTATGAATGATATAAGCAAAGGATAAACCGAAAGCCAGTACTGAAAGTAACATTATTATTTGAATATACGattcaaaaatataataacataaagTGATCGGTGTAGCATATCACAAGAAAGCAAAACTGAAGTTTGCATTTATTTGCTACGAGATTAACATTTGTATAAAACGTTACTGGTCCGGTCTGTTGTGATCGTCGTACTCCTTGGCTGAAGAGTCGCTGGTCTTTCTCTCCTGGTTGTGGATTGGCAAATTGCTGGGAGATGACCcggcagggaggaaagggagtcgaGAGTCCAGCGTCTAAGAGAGACGTCTTGCACTTCGCGATCGGCAGCTGACGTCAATGGCGGATGGGTTGTTGATGACGATGACTGTTGCTGTGGTTGATTGCCGGCGGTGCTGGGTAGTGAGGCGTGTTATGTTTATCCTAGGAAACTGCTCTCGCACTCAAGGTTTGCCCATGGAGTGCCAGACACTGGGTGGGCTGGTCACCTCAGCGGGCcattgggagggaggaggctgtcaGCACTGGACAGGCGTCTCCCTTGGGGTTGCTGTCGATCAGTTACGGCTGGGTGCTGTGCTACCGGTCGGAAATGCTGTCTGCTTCGCTCTGACACTCGTGTAGTACCTCCATTATTCTGGCCTCTGCTGTACGTCGGATAGCTGGCGGGAGTCTCTGCAGACTTCCGTCGACGTATGAACCAAAGGCGGTGGCTGGGTGCACCTGACTCTGCCGCTTGGCCAGGAAGGTCTCCAAGAGACCAAACAGGAGATCTGGGTTAGCGCCGGCTGTAAACGAGTGTGCAGAAGCTGGAGTCGCGGGTGGAGCGCCTTCTGCAGCCTCAGAAGGAGACTGAGTAAGGGGAGGAGCGTCTTCTGGAACCTCATGAGCAGGTGCAGCAGGGGGAAggccagcagcagcagaaggTTGGATGCGATCAGAGAAGCTCGCAACTCTCCTTCTCGGCATCTGTGTGATGTGCTCTGACAGAAAATGGAAGCGCTCCCAAATCCACCTGAtgaaataaaaatttataatcaatcaattaatcaatcaaatCCTGCGGCACCCAGGGGATGCATAAGATATCTGCATGCAAATATTTGTATTCAGTGCATTGTACaaacacatctttatatattcaATAGAAGTATAATTGTATTAAATTATTGATATGACTGTCACTGAAATATTAAATGTATTTAGAAAAATCCTGGTACAACTGCAGTGATACTTACTTTTCAGTTACGGTGAAGAATTCAACACCCTGGCCCGACTTGGTCACGACCTTCTTTAGCTTTCCAAGTTTCGTTCTCATACTCTCGTACCAAGTCTTTAACTCGTTAGTTGTGTACCCCATCCGCCTAGCCTGCTCACTCCACAAGTTTTCTTTCGCCGCCGTATCCTTAAAGCCGGACAGCCTCTTGGAATACAGCACTGGGTGTTGCTGAAGAAATTCAATGATgagttccttctcctcctccgtgaAGCTGGTGACGACCCGGGGAGCCCTTCTAGCAGGTCCTTCCTCGGGTTCCTGCTCCGGGTCGGTGTAAATAGTTACAAAAGGCAGCAGTGGATCTTCAGGCTGCCCCGGGCTCTGTTTTTCTACTTTAGGTAGTGGTGACGCAGGCCGGAGGACCCTCTTGCGTCTTGACCTTTCCGGTGGCATAGCTCACGACACACTGACCTCCCTTACCGGGCCTGGCTTTTAATCTCTCTCCAAGACCTTGCGAATGGTAAGAACGTAGGAGATCGCAAAGCCCTGTACCTGGCTGTAACGTTAACCGTCACACGTCGGGACCCGCCGGGACTAAACGCAGTGAAACGGATGCCTACTCACTAGCTTGCCGTGAGAACCGTTACAAAACTTGCCAAACGCGCCAGAACGTATAACTTGAAGGGACCGTGAGGTGCCGAGGGATATACGTGCTTCCCATCACAAAACGAACCGCCTCCAAGTTTTGATAAAGCCTATTACGTACCGTTACGTTTTGTTGCGTTCATCTCGTTTTACTACAACTCTAACCCTTAACATTAACGAAAAAGCTTAATAGTTCGGAGAGGTGGTAATGTTTTGCTGCCAGTTCCATGCGAGTGTGACGTCAGTGTTATGGCTCCACCCACCGTCTGTAATGCGCCTGTGCGGAGCATATTCAACTCAGAAAAATGTcaatttttaattatttcttattaGGCCATCTGTTTGAAATCAACATTATAAGAAGAAAGAATTCATGTaatataatacaattattattattaaagacaCTGAAGAGACCGCGAACATGCCAGATAACTGGGAAAACACCTACAACATTGGTACTTTTCACTCGATAAATACCGTGTTTGAATGGATTTTGCTCCActttatattcacacataccTCCCTCTAATTTCACATTAAACGAAAATCATAGCAATGAATGCGCATTATCGATTTTCTTATGAAAAAGTAAATCCTCataaagagaagaatgaacaGCATTTATTCACAAAAAGTCTTTACAGACAGATATTTTCTCGAATGTTTGGAAACGGACATAGCTGATAAAGGCTCTTGCCATGGAAAAAACGCTCTTTTTTAACCTCTGAAAAGTAAATATtcaaaagacaaaacaataatATGGAAGCGCAGGAGAAGCCAATATTATCCACGATCAAGTACAGATATAAGAAACAAAAGCACGTCGGTTAGAATAAATGTCATTCATGCAGTTCATAAAATAATAACGTTAATTAATTAAATATGTTATTTTTTCCACCGACTCCTGTTTGACACTGAAAATAATTAAAGATATTGAGATAAATTAAGGGACTACCAATGCAGAAACCTTAATAATCCACACAGGAAAGAAATGTATTGTCCACTTtcatctcccattctccctcgtGGACTGGAATTGTTTTATTGAGAAGCGCGGTGATTACTCgcattattactaattatataAAGGGAAAGATACTTATTGTTTGCTACATAGAGGGATGATGTCACTGCACTAttaattacgcacacacatacatacatacttttgtgtatatacatattatatatatatatatatatatatatatatatatatatatatatatagacacacacacacacacacacacacacacacacacacacacacacacacacacacacacacacacacacacataatatatatatatatatatatatgtatatatatacacacacatatatatatataggcacacacacgcacacacacacacacacacacacacacacacacacacatatatatatatataatatatatatatatatataatatatatatatatatatatatataaatatagacacatacacacacacacacacacacacacacacacacacacacacatatatgtatatatatatatatatatatatatatatatatatatatatatataatttaaataattaatatatatataatatatatatatatatatatataaatatatatatatattatatatatatattatatataatatatacacacacacacacacacacacacacacacacacacacacacacatatatatatatatatatatatatatacatattatatatacatatacatatatatatatatatacatatatacatataacatatatatataaatatatataattatatatatacatatacatacatacatatatacatatacatatataacatatacattatacatatacatatatatacatatacatatatatacatatacatatatatacttatacgtatatatacatacaacacacacaccaacatatatatatatatatatatatacatatatatatatatataatataatatatatatatattatatatataatatatatatatataatatatataatatatatatatatattatatataatatatatatacacacacacacacacacacacacacacacacacacacacacacacacacacacacacacacatatatatatatatatatatatatatattatatatatacatatatatacatatacatatatatatatatacatatatatatatacatatacatataaatatatataatatacatatatatacatatatatacatatatatatacatatatacatatatatatatacatatacatatatatatacatatacat
It encodes the following:
- the LOC138859275 gene encoding uncharacterized protein — encoded protein: MPPERSRRKRVLRPASPLPKVEKQSPGQPEDPLLPFVTIYTDPEQEPEEGPARRAPRVVTSFTEEEKELIIEFLQQHPVLYSKRLSGFKDTAAKENLWSEQARRMGYTTNELKTWYESMRTKLGKLKKVVTKSGQGVEFFTVTEKWIWERFHFLSEHITQMPRRRVASFSDRIQPSAAAGLPPAAPAHEVPEDAPPLTQSPSEAAEGAPPATPASAHSFTAGANPDLLFGLLETFLAKRQSQVHPATAFGSYVDGSLQRLPPAIRRTAEARIMEVLHECQSEADSISDR